The following DNA comes from Desulfobaculum xiamenense.
TTGCAATGTGGCAGCTTTTTCCTCCTTGATGCAGGCGGCCCGGTCCCCCAACCAGGCCGCCTCTTCAATTCGCAAACCAGCCGCCCACGCGAAGATGCCGGAGCGTCCGATGAACGCTCCGGCATCTTCGCAGGTTCGCCCTGATTTCAATTCCATCCGCCCTACCGAAACACCTCGCCCGTCCCGACAATGCCTGCGCAGTTGCAATCCCCGCCGTAACGCTGACTGTAGCCAAGCCGCGTGCGCTTGCAGGTCACCACCCCATCGCGCAACACGATCCAGATGCCGCCGTAATACCAGCATTCATACAGGCTCCCGCCCGCACGGTTCTGACGGCTCGCGCGGGCCGTGCCAAGCAGGGAAACCACGTCGTCGCGCGTCATCCCCGCCTCGACGAAGCGCATGGCCTGCTCGCCGAGGAGTGCGGCATCCTCCACGCGACGGTCATGTTCGGCCTGCACCTCCTCAAGACTGCGCAGCACCTGCGCCTGTTCCCGCCGAAACTCGGGGAGTTCCTCGGGCTGAGCCTCGCCAATGCGGCGCTGAAGGTCGATGGCCCGGTCTTCGAGAGCCCGTGCGGCGTCGGCCCGGCGGGTCACCTCCTCAAGGGCGCTGCGCTCGCGCGCGGCACGTTCCAATCCGCGCGAAAGGTCTTCCGGATTCACCTCGGCCCGTACCTTCACCCGCACGGCAAACGCTCCGTCGCGCAGCAGGAATTCTTCCTCCACAATCTCCACGCGCATGGTCGCCGCGGCATAGGTACGCACCTCGTCGCGGGTCAGGGCAAATTCGCTCATGCCCGTCATCACCTCAACATGCGTGCCCACCCGCTCCGCCACCTTGCGCTTGGCCTCCAGAAAAGCGATGCGGAGCGCCTCCGCGCGGGTGTCGTTGTCGCCCATCACGTAAATATGCTCCGCTTCCAGTAGCTCCGGCCCCACGGTCCCAGCGCCGAAACATGGCGACACGAATGCAAACATCACGAGCAATACGCAATGCATACCAATCCATTTCAGCCATTCTGTACGCTTGTGGTGATTCATGCCAGTACGGCATGCAAGACACGGTCCGGAACCAACACGAATAGCACGACGGCTCACAGCGTGATTTCCATATCCTGCGCCATGGCGAAGCATTCCATATCCACACCTTTCTCATCAAGAATGCGTCGGCAATCGGCGACAAGCTCATCGACTGCGTCGTCCGATCGTTCCTGATTGATGTGGAACAATCCGAAGCGCTTGACCCCGGCGCGAATGGCGAGGTCCAGGGCGTGGTGATACACGGAATGCCCCCACCCGCGGGTCAGGGCCTCGTACTGCTCAAGGGAATACTCCGCATCATGCACGAGCAGGTCCGCACCACGCGCGAACTCCACATAGTCGTCGAACGCGAGGCCGCCGTCATGAGCGAAATCCAGCTCGTTGTCCGTCAGGAAGACAAAGGACCGCCCCTTTTCCTCGAAGCGGTACCCAAGCCCCTTGTTCGGATGATTAACGGGAATAGAGGTGATGCGCATGTCCGAGATGCGGATGTCCAAATCGCACGCGTCCACATGCGTAAGCGAAGACAAAAGCGCCTTGTACGGCACCGGAAAATACGGCGCGCACATGACACCTTCCAGCAGGCTGGCCATGGTGCCCATGCCAAACGGACATCCGTAGATAGCCATCTTCGTCTTCGGGGAATAGACAGGCTTAAAGAATGGCAGCCCCTGCACGTGATCCCAGTGCAGGTGCGTGAACAGCAGCGTATACTCGAAGCGTCCTTCGGCGAGCATGCGATTGCCGAGACGGCGCATCCCGGAACCGGCATCGACAATGATGATGTCATCCCGGGACGAGCGAACCTCCATGCAGGTCGTATCTCCGCCATACCGGACGTACTCCGGACCGGAGACGGGTATCGACCCTCTGGATCCCCAGCATCGTATGTACATCGCCCTCCACCCCGGATTCACGCCGCGGCACGGATGAACGAACATTCATGGCTGTCGGCCGAAACCAAACACAACCTGCCTCGCTTGACTCTAGACGAAATACACGGGCATTACAATGCGTTTGCGCATTTCAGGTGGCAACCGCCCCTCATCATTTCATGGCAATCCGCAAAAAGGCCGCCAGCACCAGAAAATATCCGAAATCAACAAAACGCACTGGATACTGCATACGCAAAATCTCTTGCGCATCTCACGTCCTTCATTATCATTGGTTTAATACACCACAGATGGCCACCAATCTTCCGCAAAGCGGAGCACACGCCATGCACAAGCTCGATGCATCCATTGACGCGCCACCGATTCTCGAACGAGAGGCAACACTCCGGCGTCTGCGGGGCGACCGCGAGTTTCTCGCTTCGCTCTATGAAATCTTCCTCGAAGACATGCCGCGCCGCGCACGAGAACTCCGCGAAGCCACCCGCACACGCGACTTCTCTGGCATGAGCCGCTCCGCCCACTCCCTGCGCGGAGCCGCAGCCACGGTGGGCGCACTCGCCCTGCGCCAGCATGCCGAGAATCTCGAACGTTCACTGCGCGAAGGCGGCATCGATGCGGCGCTCCCCCTGGTGCACGACGTCCTCGCCATGAGCGACACCACCCTCGAATCCATTGCAAAGGCGCTTGCCCTGCGCTAGACGTCCCCCACGGCGAAAAGCGCCGCACAACACGCAACGCAAACGGATTCCGCCATGAACGACATCAAGGAACTCTCCATCAACCGGGTCGCATGCTCCAAATGCATGGGCTGCGTGGAAATGTGCCCGGAAATCTTCGCATGGAACGAGCACGATGAGGAAATCGTCCTGCGCAGGCAGTGCGTCACGCAGAACGAGGTTTCGGAAGCCATGGCCCTGTGCCCGCGCGACTGCATCGAGCTCTCGGACCCCTCGGCCGACTCGCCCTGCCTCCTGCCCGACCCGACCAACGACTGATCCGGCTCCACCAACGCGAAAGCCCCCGACCATCACATGATGATCGGGGGCTTTCGCGTTGCGCTCCACTCGTCGCACCGTCGTCCGCTACGTGGCGTCGCCATCGCCTCCGCGCGGCGGAGTCGGCTTCGGCGTGCAGGTGTGACAACAACTGCCGTAGATGAATTCACTATAGGCGTAGAGGATACGGCGCTCGCGCTCCAGATGGGCTTCGTCGAGTTCCCGCGCGGGATGCTCGCGCACCAGTGCGGGCAACGCATCGTACCGCGCAATGGCACGGACGCCCGTCTCGATGACCGTGCCGCCATGGGACTCGATCAGCAGTGCTTCGCGGGTGTCGGTCACGACTGCGAGGGGGACCGCGCCCCCCGGATACAGCCGCGCCGCGGCAACGACCTCGCGCTCGTAACTGCCGGGCTGGCCGGGCACGAAAAACACGAGCATGAGCGGACGATCTGCCTCGTCATGGACCACGATGTCCACGACTCGGCAATAGGGAGTGCCATCCACGGAAAACTCGATGCCGACCTTGGCCCCGAGACGCTCACGCGGGTAGCCGAGTTCCTCGACGAGCATGCGGGCCATGGCCTGCCGGAATTCCTCGTACGAGGTTTCCTCGACATTCTCGCCCGAGAGATAGTCCCTCACCACCCGTCCGAGGCTCGTCTCATGCATGCCAGCCTCCGATAGCGCGCCCCCGTGTCCGCGAAACTACGAACGCTGTATGCGCGCGGCGTCGCCGGGCATGACGCCACACGTCACGTCGGACGCGACGCCGGGCATGGCACCGGGCTTGCCAAGTTCCGCCCACGAGATAAGCCGCTCCTGATTTTCGTTGTCCTTCATGGCCTTGTGCAGGCGGGAGAACAGCGGCAAATGCGGACGAGCCTTGGCGAAGGCCACGCGCGCCACTATGTAGAGCGGGATGAAAAAGAAGCTATTGCCGACGGTATCGCCCACCGCGGGCACCGTGAAGGGCAGCGGGAATTCCACCTCCGAAAAGCGGAAGCTCATCCACCCGAGCACAAAGGGCACGGGCCACAGGCTAGAGGCGAACAGCGCGATATGCGAAAAGAAATTCCGACCGAAGGCCTCGTTCGCCAGCGAGTTGCAAGCCTTGTAGCTCGCCTTGTCCTTCATGCCGATGGCCTGAACGGACAGGTTGTGCTGATGGACCATCTCCATGTTGATGGCCGCGAAGTGCCGGCGGTTGAGGTGATAGGCTCCGGCGAGCGACAACTCGCCCACGACCGTACATCCGATCACCAGCAGGACCATGCCCATGAAATAGGCCACCAGCGGATCAACGGGCAACCGGAACAGCACGATGAGCACCGGGTCGAAAAGGTAGTTCAGCCTCTGGAAGGATTCTATCACGTCATTTCCTCTGCGGTGCCGCGACGTCCGCGCCGCGAGGGGCGGAATTCGACACCATGCGGGCAGTGTTCTGCGCAGGCAGTCCCTGCCGCTGTTGAAAAGGGCCAGCCGGGGAGGTCCGGCCGGCCCTGCATTACGTCATTATGCCTGCGCGTTCCTTAGAACGGGGGCAGCAGGCTGTAGCCGAGGAAGCCCTGCGAGCTGTAGCGCACGCCCACGTACACGGCCAGCACGATGAAGAGGCGCTTCAGCCAGATGTCGGGGATGTACTTGGAGGTACGCGGTCCGATGGTGGAGCCGATGACGATGCCGACAAGCTCGGCGCCGATGAGGCCCCATTCCACGGAGGTGCCCTTGAGGAGCATGTAGGAAGCGATGGAGTTGACCATGCCCACGAAGACGGCCATGGCGGAGGTGCCTGCCACGAGGTACATGGGCAGACCGGCCACGGAGGTCAGGAAGGGCACGAGCAGGAAGCCGCCGCCAACGCCGAGGAAGGACGCCAGCGCCGCGATGACGAAGCCACCGCAGATCGGAACCAGCGGATTGAAGTGGAACTCCACGCCGAAGAAGGTGAACTCGCAGCGGGTGGGGGTGAAGGTCTTCACCTTGACGCCCTGCGCTTCCATGTCCACGTTGCCGGACTTCACGCTGGCCTCGAAGGCCTTGGCGGCAGCCTTGGCTTCCTTCTTCTTGTTCTGCGCCTTGGGCGTGGTCTCGTAGAAGAGGTAGCAGCCAAGGAAGAGCACGAACAGGCCGAAGTAGCCGAGGTAGGCCTTCAGGCTGATCTTACCCGCGGTCAGCCACGGCACCAGCCAGGAACCGGCCACGGAACCGATGGCCAGGGCGAGGCCCAGCGGAGCCACCAGACGTCCGGCGCGGTAGTAGTTGAAGGTCGACAGCGCGGCGGAGCAGCCCACAAGCCACTGGTTGGACACGCGGATGGAGTCGGTCACGACCTTGTTGAGGGCCATCTGCTTGCCAAGGCCCTTGGCGTAGTCGCCGAGGCCGTAGATGGTGATATGGCCCACACCGGCCATGATGCCGCCGAACGCGCCGACGGTGGAGAAGATCCAGCCCACCCAGATCGCCCATACCAGACCGACCAGAACGTTCAGATCCGGCGCGCCGGGAATGCCGAGGTATCCGGCCGGGGCAGTGGGATCGATTTTCTGGGCCTCGATGGCCTGGGCAACGGCGTCGGAGAGCCTATCGGCCCACGCCGCCTCCTGCGTGCAGAGCACCACGGCCACCGCAAAGAGCGCCAGCAGTGCAGGGTTCATCTTAAATTTCACAGTGCCACCCTCCTTGAAGGTTTACGAAATAACAGCCACCTAGCGCAATGCGCGCTTGAGTAGCATCTTTTGTCCGTGCCGCTCCCGCGTCGTGCGGGACGTCTCGTTGGGCGACACGAACTCCAGCGCATGCGTCGTGCATGCCGTCACACAGGCGGGCTTGAGGCCCCGGTCGATCCTGTCCATGCAGAGATCGCACTTCATGACCTTGCCCGCCGTCTCGTCCCACTGGGGGATGTTCCAGGGACAGGCGATGATGCACGCCTTGCAGCCGACGCACAGCTCCTGATCGACATACACGATGCCGTCCTCCCGCCGCTTCATGGCCTCGGTGGGGCATGCCGCCACACACCATGGCTGTTCGCAGTGGAAGCATGGCATGAACAGATTCATGATCTTCGGACGCCCCGCCCTTTCAAGCGGGCCGACCGTCACCATCTGCCCCAGGCGTGCCCCCGGTGGCACCAGATTCTTCTGCTTGCAGTGCACTTCGCACGCGTTGCAGCTGATGCACCGATCCTGGTTGGTCTTGATCATGTACTTGCTCACTGCGCATTCCTCCCGTCTCTGGTAAAAGAACCGAAGACAATCATGTGCGATCCGCGACGTCGTCCCGAGCGTCCCCGCGCCGACGTTTTGGCGTTCGCATGACTTTATCCGTTTAAATCAGTTGGAGAAGACACCGTCAATCGACCCCGCACAATATGTGATTTCTTTCACATGAAATACAAAAGGCTTTACGGCTTTTGCCTCCCCCTCCCTGCCGTCCGCCTGCCGACGACAGAAGGCCGACAACCCCATTCTATACTATTTCCCTGACCAACATTCAGCACTTTTCGCTCGGAACCCCGAAAAAGGTACACCTTGCGGGGCACGGCGAAGCATCCCGCTCCCCGCTCCTCCCCACGTCCGCGACAGACCGGAGCGTTCCGACACGCCTCCACGCCCTTCGAAAGGCACCGACCTTCGTGAATTTTCACGCACCATTGAGGTGCTCCGCATCGGTCCACAGCACACCGATGCCGTCCCATGCCGCTCTCACAAAGAAAGGGCCGGCCCACAGGACCGGCCCTCGACGGGTGTCCAGCCCGTCACCCCCTAGCGCATAAGCTGACGGCCTGCTGCGGCCGCCATCTCGAAAACGGGACCCGGCACGGCGCCCAGCAGCAGAATCGCCGCCGCAAGCACCGTTCCCCACACCCGGTTCATGATGCCGACATCCACGGGCCGCAGCCGCGAGGCATCCTCCGGCTCCACCGTGTAGGCGTGACGCACCAGACCGAGATAGTAGTAGATGGCGATGGCCGTATTGACTGCGGCCACGATGACGAACCAGTTGTAGCCGTGATTCCACGCGCTGGTCAGCAGGAAGAACTTGCCGATGAATCCGGCGGTGGGCGGCAGGCCAACAAGAGCGAAGGCCGCCACGGCGAGGACCAGCGCCATGTAGGGCGAACGCCGATACAGGCCGTTCAGGTCGTCCAGAGAGACGTTTCGCCCGTTCTCGGCGGTCTTGCAGATCACCCAGAAGCAGGTGAGGTTCATCAGGATGTAGACGAGGCTGTAGAACGCCGCAGCCGCGAGGCCGTCCGCCGTCCCGGCGACAAGGCCAAGCATCACGTAGCCCGCGTGCGACACGCTGGAGTAGCCCAGCATGCGCTTCACGTCACGCTGGGCCAGTGCCGCGAGGTTGCCGATGGTCATGGACGCCGCACCGAGCACGGCGAAGATCATGGTCACCTCCATGCCGGGCTTGAGCAGCGCTGCCAGCCGCACCAACACCACCACGGCACCGAGCTTGGGCAGCGTGGCCACGTAGGCCGCCGTCTCGTTGCTTGCGCCCTCGTACACGTCCGGACACCAGAAGTGGAACGGGAACAGCGCCAGCTTGTAGAACATGCCCGCGAGGAACATGGACAACCCGACGACGCCCATGGGATTTCCGGCCCACGACCAGTCGGCCTGCGCGAGGTCGGCGAGGTAGCTCGAATGCTGCCCGGCGAGGATGTAGGACAAACCGTAGAGCGAAATGGCCGTAGCCACCGCGCCGAACAGGATGTACTTGATGCCCGCCTCCGCCGCCGAGCGCTCCGAGGCCCGCACGGGGATGATGGCGTACAGCGCATAGGACGAGATTTCGAGAGCCACGTAAATGGTGATCAACTCGGCTGCCGAGGCGAGGAACATGAGTCCGAGGGCGGAGAAGGCAAGGAACATGAAGTAGTCACTCTGCTTGTCCTGCTCCAGCGTAACCTGCCGTGTGGCGTTGAGCGTGCCGATGAAGAAGCCCACCGCCACGGCGAGCTTGAAGAACTGGGACATCATGTCCACTCGATACGCGCCATGGAAGAGCATCCCCTCGGCCCCCATGCTGGCGAGGGACACCGCGATGCCGACGGCCGCGCCCCACGGCACCCACGAGGCGTCGTTGCGCAGTGTCGGATGACGGCTGATGCTCAGGGCGAACAGCACGACGAGCAGCACTATCTGATACAGTTCCGGCAGAAACAGATCGGGGCGGATGGGCACTGGCTTTTCTCCTGTTTGCGGATACTGCGGCCCCACCCTGCTGGCAGGGCCGCGTCATGGCAAACGCCTGTCGTCTAACGTTCGGCCAGCGTGACCGGCAGTTCCGGCGCGTGGTCCGCAAGCGTCCTCGCCTCGGCCGGTATGGCCGCCGCGCGGACGCGGAAGTCCGAAAGCAGCTTGTCGATGGACGGGTCGATAACCTTCATGCACAGCCCGGGAGCGAGGCCGATGTACAGCACCAGCACCGCCAGCGGAGCGAGGTACACCCACTCGCGCACTCCGAGATCCCAGAAGTGCCCGCCCGGAACGGACGTGGGCCGTCCCCACGCCAGCTTGAGGCCGAGGCGCAGCATGTACGCCGCGGCGATAAGCGCGCCGGGGATGGCGATGCCGCCCACCCAGTAGTTGGCCTCGAAGGCCCCGAACAGCACCAGCGCCTCGCCCACGAAACTGTTGGTCCCCGGGAATCCGAAGCTCGACAGCGTGAAGAGGCCGAAGAAACCCATGTAGATGGGCAGGTACTTGCCAAGGCCGAGGTTGTCGGAAATCTCGCGGCTGTGGCTGCGCTCATACACCGCGCCGACGAGCATGAAGAGTGCGCCGGTGGTGATGCCGTGATTGAGCATCTGCATCAGCGCGCCCTCGATGCCCCGCGCGTTGAACAGGAAGATGCCGAGCGTCACGAAGCCCATGTGGCCCACGGACGAATAGGCGATCAGCTTCTTCATGTCGTGCTGGCCCAGCGCCGCCAGACCGCCGTAGAGGATGCTCGCCAGCGAAATGGCGATCATCATGGGCGCGAAGTACTCGCTCGCCGCCGGGGTCAGCGGCAGGCAGAAGCGCAGGAAGCCGTAGGTGCCCATCTTCAGCAGCACCGAGGCCAGATACACGGACCCGGCGGCCGGAGCCTCGACGTGCGCGGCAGGAAGCCAGGTGTGGAACGGGAACATGGGGCACTTGATCGCGAAGGCCAGCGCCATGGCGAGGAAGGCCCAGAACTGGAAGGTGAACGAGTACTGGCCGTTCATCAGCTCGGGGATGGAGAAGGTGCCGGTCTGGTAGTAGAAGGCCACGATGGCCACCAGAAGCAGCGTGGACCCCGCCAGCGTGTACAGGAAGAACTTGATGGACGCATAGCGCCTGCGAGGTCCGCCCCACACCGCGATGAGCAGGTACATGGGAACGAGCATCGCCTCCCAGAAGAGGTAGAAGAGCACGAAGTCCAGCGCCACGAACACGCCCACGCATGCCGCCGTCATCATGAGCAGGCACACGTGGAATTCCTTCACCCGCTTCGAGATGTAGGTCCACGAGCACAGTGTGCACAGCGGCAGAAGCAGGATGGTCAGAAGGACCATGAACAGGCTTATGCCGTCCACGCCCAGATGGTAGTTGAGGTTCCAGTGGGCAACCCACGGCGAAAGCTCCTCGAACTGCATTCCGGGCAGGCCGAGGCGAAAGCCCAGAAGCGGCGTGGCGAGCATCATCTCGCACAGGCCCACCACCAGCGTGAACCAGCGGACCATGCTCTCCGTGCGGAAGAACGCCAGAAGCAACGCCGCCGCCAGCGGAAAGAAGATCAGATACGTGAGAACCGGATAGCCTGCTTCGATCATACGTGTCCGCTCCGTTTCTTGGGGCCTAGGCCCAGAACCAGACCACGGCGAAGATGCCGAGGCCCAACAGTGCAGCAAGGGCCAGATAGTCCTGCAATCGTCCCGTCTGCGCCTTGGCCGTGGTGCGCCCTATGCCGCGCACGGTGTAGGCGGTGCCGTCCACCACGCCGTCGATGGCCTTCACGTCGAACCAGCCAGCGCTCGCGGCGAAGGCCATCAGTCCGCGCAGGCCGATCGCCCGGTAGACATTGGTCCACAGGCCGTCAATGGCGGCCAGCGGAATGCAGATCACCCACATCACGAGCTTCCCGGCAAGGCGGTACACCCAGTCGAAATCGAGATTGCGCGAGGGGTGAGGCTTGATGATGTTGCGCATGAGGTAGAAGCCAAGACCGGTGAAGCCGAGCAGCATGAAGGCCTGCAACAGGTTCCACGCGGTGTAGGGCACATAGCCCACGTCGAAGGCGGCCAGCGTATGCGCCACCTCGGGAATGCCGTGCCCGTGCCCGCCGGTCAGCGGGAAGGGAAGCAGCCTGTAGAGCATCTCAGGGTACACGCCCATGAGGAAGCACAGCGTGCCGCCGCCGAACATGGCGATGTACATGTTGATCGGAATGGGCTTGAGCACGCGGGTCTTGTCCTCGGGCTTGCCGCCCCAGAAGGCGAAGTACGGCAGCTTGATGCCCACCGAGAGGAACGTACCCACGGCGGCCACCTCCATGCCCAGCGCCAGCCATGTGTGGTGCGCCTCGGCCGCTCCGGCGATGGTCATGGTCTTGGACACGAAGCCGTTGAAGAACGGCATGCCCGAGATCGACAGCCCCGCCACCACGTAGCAGATCATGACCAGCGGCATGCGCGAGGCCAGCCCGCCCAGTTCGGAGAGCTTGGCCGTGCCCGTGGCGTAGAGAATGGTGCCCGCACTCATGAACAGCAGGCCCTTGTACAGGATGTGGGCATAGGCGTGGGCGCACGCGCCGTTCATGGTCATGGCGGTGCCGATGCCGATGCCCGCGACCATGTACCCCACCTGCGAGACGATGTGGTAGGACAGGATGCGCCGGGCGTTGTTCTCGATGGTCGCGTAGAAGACGCCGTAGAGCGTCATCACCACGCCCATCACCGCGAGGATCTCCCACGAGGCGAAGGCCCGCGCCAGCACGTACACCGCCGTCTTCGTGGTGTAGGCGCTCATGAACACGGAGCCGGTCACCGTGCCTTCGGGATAGGCGTCGGGCAGCCATGCGTGCAGAGGCACCACGGCGGCGTTGACGCAGAATCCGAGCAGGATCAGCCAGTCATAATACTTGGCCGCGGACGGATCGATGTGCGTGAAGGCGAAGGTGCCGATGTCGCCGTAGCGCAAAAGCAGCCCCGCCAGCAGGAACAGCCCGCCCAGCGTGTGGAACAGGAAGTACCGGAAACCCGCCCGGGTGGAGGTGTCCGTATTGTTGAGCCAGACGAGGAAGGTCGAGGCCACGGACATGATTTCCCAGAACAGGAACAGGGTCAGATAGTCGCCCGCGAACACGCAGCCGAACGCGCCGCCCACGTACGAGGCCGCCGCGATGTGCTGGTACTTCTCCTTCAGGTGCAAAGCGAAGGTGAAGCCCAGAAGCGCCTGCACCGCGAACACGTGCGCAAACACCACCGAGAGCTTGTCCACGCGCCCAAGCACCAGCGGCTCGTCGCCCCACAGGTAGTGGATGGGCATGAACTCGCCCGGCGTCATCATCAGCACGCTGGCGATAGCCAGCACGGGCGCGGCGATAAGCATCCACTTCCAGCCCTTGCGGGGCCACACCGGGAGTAGCGCCGCAACGCCGAAGAACCAGATCGCCGGATGCAGGAAGCTACTCGTCTCTGTCATAGTAGTCCTCGGGCTTGCCTAAGATTGGGAAGACGATCTTCTTGAGGATAACGGTCATCACCACCGCGAAGCCGCAGCCGAACGCCGCCCAGAAGCCGGGATAGGCGTCCAGGCCGAAATGCGGCTCGTGCGGGTGGATGAACACGTTGAGGGCGACGAGAATGCCGAGCACCACGAACAGTGCCTTCTTCCACGCCGCAGCGCGCAGCCTCTGCCAGGACAGCCAGTTGCCTATGCGTTCCCCGAGCATGGGCTAATACCCTCCGAAGACCATGATGAAGTTCAGAAACGTCTCGGGATACAGGCCGAGAAACACGCTGATGGCGGCGGTCAGGCACAGAGGCACGACCATCGTCGGCGGGGCCTCGGTCAGTTGCGCCACCGCTGCGGCATCCTTCGGCTTGCCGAAGAAGGCCTTGAAGGTGATGGGCGCGAAGTAGCCCGCGTTCAGCAGCGTCGAGGCGAGCAGCGCACACAGCAGCACCATGCGGTTGATGTCCACGGCACCGTTGATCATGTACCACTTGCTCACGAATCCGCAGACCGGCGGCACGCCGATCATGGACAGCGAGGCGACTGCAAACGCTCCGTAGGTCCACGGCATGCGCCGTCCGAAGCCGCCCATCTCGCTGATCTTCTTGGTGTGGCTGACCACGTAGATAGCGCCAGCCCCCATGAAGAGCGTGATCTTGGAAAAGGCGTGGTGGGCGATGTGGGCCAATCCGCCCTGCACGGCCAGCGGAGTCAGCATGCACACGCCGATGACGATGTAGGACAACTGGCTCACCGTGGAGTAGGCCAGCCGGGCCTTGATGTCGTCCTTGGTCAGCGCGATGAGCGAGGCGGCCACGATGGTGAACGCCGCGAGGTAGGCCGTGGGGATGCCGAGGAACAGCTTGTCCATGACATCCACG
Coding sequences within:
- a CDS encoding MBL fold metallo-hydrolase, encoding MEVRSSRDDIIIVDAGSGMRRLGNRMLAEGRFEYTLLFTHLHWDHVQGLPFFKPVYSPKTKMAIYGCPFGMGTMASLLEGVMCAPYFPVPYKALLSSLTHVDACDLDIRISDMRITSIPVNHPNKGLGYRFEEKGRSFVFLTDNELDFAHDGGLAFDDYVEFARGADLLVHDAEYSLEQYEALTRGWGHSVYHHALDLAIRAGVKRFGLFHINQERSDDAVDELVADCRRILDEKGVDMECFAMAQDMEITL
- a CDS encoding Hpt domain-containing protein, which encodes MHKLDASIDAPPILEREATLRRLRGDREFLASLYEIFLEDMPRRARELREATRTRDFSGMSRSAHSLRGAAATVGALALRQHAENLERSLREGGIDAALPLVHDVLAMSDTTLESIAKALALR
- a CDS encoding ferredoxin, with translation MNDIKELSINRVACSKCMGCVEMCPEIFAWNEHDEEIVLRRQCVTQNEVSEAMALCPRDCIELSDPSADSPCLLPDPTND
- a CDS encoding type I restriction enzyme HsdR N-terminal domain-containing protein, which codes for MHETSLGRVVRDYLSGENVEETSYEEFRQAMARMLVEELGYPRERLGAKVGIEFSVDGTPYCRVVDIVVHDEADRPLMLVFFVPGQPGSYEREVVAAARLYPGGAVPLAVVTDTREALLIESHGGTVIETGVRAIARYDALPALVREHPARELDEAHLERERRILYAYSEFIYGSCCHTCTPKPTPPRGGDGDAT
- a CDS encoding sulfite exporter TauE/SafE family protein: MNPALLALFAVAVVLCTQEAAWADRLSDAVAQAIEAQKIDPTAPAGYLGIPGAPDLNVLVGLVWAIWVGWIFSTVGAFGGIMAGVGHITIYGLGDYAKGLGKQMALNKVVTDSIRVSNQWLVGCSAALSTFNYYRAGRLVAPLGLALAIGSVAGSWLVPWLTAGKISLKAYLGYFGLFVLFLGCYLFYETTPKAQNKKKEAKAAAKAFEASVKSGNVDMEAQGVKVKTFTPTRCEFTFFGVEFHFNPLVPICGGFVIAALASFLGVGGGFLLVPFLTSVAGLPMYLVAGTSAMAVFVGMVNSIASYMLLKGTSVEWGLIGAELVGIVIGSTIGPRTSKYIPDIWLKRLFIVLAVYVGVRYSSQGFLGYSLLPPF
- a CDS encoding 4Fe-4S dicluster domain-containing protein; protein product: MSKYMIKTNQDRCISCNACEVHCKQKNLVPPGARLGQMVTVGPLERAGRPKIMNLFMPCFHCEQPWCVAACPTEAMKRREDGIVYVDQELCVGCKACIIACPWNIPQWDETAGKVMKCDLCMDRIDRGLKPACVTACTTHALEFVSPNETSRTTRERHGQKMLLKRALR
- a CDS encoding NADH-quinone oxidoreductase subunit NuoN codes for the protein MPIRPDLFLPELYQIVLLVVLFALSISRHPTLRNDASWVPWGAAVGIAVSLASMGAEGMLFHGAYRVDMMSQFFKLAVAVGFFIGTLNATRQVTLEQDKQSDYFMFLAFSALGLMFLASAAELITIYVALEISSYALYAIIPVRASERSAAEAGIKYILFGAVATAISLYGLSYILAGQHSSYLADLAQADWSWAGNPMGVVGLSMFLAGMFYKLALFPFHFWCPDVYEGASNETAAYVATLPKLGAVVVLVRLAALLKPGMEVTMIFAVLGAASMTIGNLAALAQRDVKRMLGYSSVSHAGYVMLGLVAGTADGLAAAAFYSLVYILMNLTCFWVICKTAENGRNVSLDDLNGLYRRSPYMALVLAVAAFALVGLPPTAGFIGKFFLLTSAWNHGYNWFVIVAAVNTAIAIYYYLGLVRHAYTVEPEDASRLRPVDVGIMNRVWGTVLAAAILLLGAVPGPVFEMAAAAGRQLMR
- a CDS encoding complex I subunit 4 family protein; translation: MIEAGYPVLTYLIFFPLAAALLLAFFRTESMVRWFTLVVGLCEMMLATPLLGFRLGLPGMQFEELSPWVAHWNLNYHLGVDGISLFMVLLTILLLPLCTLCSWTYISKRVKEFHVCLLMMTAACVGVFVALDFVLFYLFWEAMLVPMYLLIAVWGGPRRRYASIKFFLYTLAGSTLLLVAIVAFYYQTGTFSIPELMNGQYSFTFQFWAFLAMALAFAIKCPMFPFHTWLPAAHVEAPAAGSVYLASVLLKMGTYGFLRFCLPLTPAASEYFAPMMIAISLASILYGGLAALGQHDMKKLIAYSSVGHMGFVTLGIFLFNARGIEGALMQMLNHGITTGALFMLVGAVYERSHSREISDNLGLGKYLPIYMGFFGLFTLSSFGFPGTNSFVGEALVLFGAFEANYWVGGIAIPGALIAAAYMLRLGLKLAWGRPTSVPGGHFWDLGVREWVYLAPLAVLVLYIGLAPGLCMKVIDPSIDKLLSDFRVRAAAIPAEARTLADHAPELPVTLAER
- a CDS encoding Na(+)/H(+) antiporter subunit D encodes the protein MTETSSFLHPAIWFFGVAALLPVWPRKGWKWMLIAAPVLAIASVLMMTPGEFMPIHYLWGDEPLVLGRVDKLSVVFAHVFAVQALLGFTFALHLKEKYQHIAAASYVGGAFGCVFAGDYLTLFLFWEIMSVASTFLVWLNNTDTSTRAGFRYFLFHTLGGLFLLAGLLLRYGDIGTFAFTHIDPSAAKYYDWLILLGFCVNAAVVPLHAWLPDAYPEGTVTGSVFMSAYTTKTAVYVLARAFASWEILAVMGVVMTLYGVFYATIENNARRILSYHIVSQVGYMVAGIGIGTAMTMNGACAHAYAHILYKGLLFMSAGTILYATGTAKLSELGGLASRMPLVMICYVVAGLSISGMPFFNGFVSKTMTIAGAAEAHHTWLALGMEVAAVGTFLSVGIKLPYFAFWGGKPEDKTRVLKPIPINMYIAMFGGGTLCFLMGVYPEMLYRLLPFPLTGGHGHGIPEVAHTLAAFDVGYVPYTAWNLLQAFMLLGFTGLGFYLMRNIIKPHPSRNLDFDWVYRLAGKLVMWVICIPLAAIDGLWTNVYRAIGLRGLMAFAASAGWFDVKAIDGVVDGTAYTVRGIGRTTAKAQTGRLQDYLALAALLGLGIFAVVWFWA